From the Quercus lobata isolate SW786 chromosome 6, ValleyOak3.0 Primary Assembly, whole genome shotgun sequence genome, one window contains:
- the LOC115994870 gene encoding probable 1-deoxy-D-xylulose-5-phosphate synthase, chloroplastic, which translates to MGTASVGYPFGITAHSHGKIGALPHSMNCSSSSFPLNVEVSRVNFYPCSGSAITSKGLVSPLGSLPDIDDFFWEKFSTPILDVIENPINLKNLSPKELKQLADEIRLELSSIMSRTQKPFRSSLAVVELTVAIHYVFHAPMDKILWDDGAQTYAHKILTGRRPLMHTIREKNGLSGFTSRFESDYDPFGAGHGCNSISAGLGMAIARDIKGKREHIVTVISNGTTMAGQVYEAMSNVGYLDSNMIVILNDSRHSLRPKIEKGPRTSISALSSSLSRLQSSKSFRKFREVAKGVTKRIGRRMHELAAKLDEYARGMIGPLGSTLFEELGLYYIGPVDGHNIEDLICVLQEVASLDSMGPVLVHVITEENQGPENNQKSEIAEKQLEDLSNNDSLPSSIHPLTYSDCFVEALVLEALKDKDIVTVHAGMQMETSLQLFQDKFPDKFFDMGIAEQHAVTFSAGLSCGGLKPFCIIPSTFLQRAYDQVVHDVDRQRIPVRFVITSAGLVGSDGPMQCGAFDVTFMSCLPNMIVMAPSNEDELVHMVATAAQIDDQPVCFRYPRGAIVQADYSTCSGIPIEIGKGKVLAEGKDVALLGYGAMVQNCLKARSLLSKLGVEVTVADARFCKPLDIKLVRQLCENHAFLITVEEGSIGGFGSHVAQFIALDGKLDGRTKWRPIVLPDNYIEHASADEQLSLAGLTGHHIAATALGLLGRNREALLLMC; encoded by the exons ATGGGTACTGCTTCTGTTGGTTACCCATTTGGAATCACTGCCCATTCCCATGGAAAAATTGGTGCTTTGCCTCATAGCATGAACTGCTCAAGCTCTAGTTTCCCTCTTAATGTCGAAGTCTCAAGAGTTAATTTTTACCCTTGTTCTGGTTCTGCCATTACTTCTAAG GGACTTGTAAGTCCACTAGGTTCTTTACCTGATATTGATGATTTCTTCTGGGAGAAATTCTCAACGCCAATACTTGATGTGATTGAAAACCCAATCAACTTGAAGAATTTGTCTCCTAAG GAACTGAAACAATTAGCTGATGAAATTCGTTTGGAATTGTCTTCCATAATGTCAAGAACTCAAAAACCCTTTAGATCCAGTTTGGCAGTTGTGGAGCTGACAGTTGCAATACACTATGTTTTCCATGCTCCAATGGATAAGATACTGTGGGATGATGGAGCACAA ACATATGCACATAAAATTCTTACAGGAAGGCGGCCCCTCATGCATACAATTCGAGAAAAGAATGGTCTTTCTGGTTTCACATCTCGATTTGAGAGTGATTATGATCCATTTGGTGCGGGGCATGGTTGCAACAGCATTTCTGCTGGGCTTG GTATGGCAATTGCACGTGATATTAAAGGGAAGAGGGAACATATAGTTACTGTCATCAGCAATGGGACAACTATGGCAGGTCAGGTCTATGAGGCAATGAGTAATGTGGGCTATCTGGACTCAAATATGATAGTGATTTTAAATGACAGCCGTCACTCTTTACGCCCCAAGATTGAAAAGGGCCCCAGGACATCCATTAGTGCTCTATCTAGTTCTCTCAGTAGGCTCCAGTCAAGTAAATCCTTCCGGAAGTTCAGAGAAGTTGCTAAG GGTGTTACTAAAAGAATTGGGAGGAGGATGCATGAATTGGCAGCCAAACTTGATGAGTATGCACGTGGTATGATTGGTCCACTGGGATCAACTCTTTTTGAAGAGCTTGGGTTGTATTACATTGGCCCTGTTGATGGGCATAACATTGAAGACCTGATATGCGTTCTGCAAGAAGTAGCATCTCTGGATTCAATGGGTCCTGTGTTGGTTCATGTGATAACAGAGGAAAATCAGGGACcagaaaataatcaaaagagTGAAATAGCAGAGAAGCAACTTGAAG ATTTAAGTAATAATGATTCGTTACCATCTAGTATCCACCCATTGACATATAGTGATTGCTTTGTGGAGGCTTTAGTTTTGGAGGCATTGAAGGATAAAGATATTGTGACAGTTCATGCGGGAATGCAAATGGAAACATCACTTCAACTATTTCAGGATAAATTTCCAGACAAGTTTTTTGACATGGGAATTGCTGAGCAACACGCAGTTACATTTTCTGCTGGTTTGTCCTGTGGTGGATTGAAGCCATTTTGTATAATCCCTTCCACCTTTCTACAAAGAGCTTATGATCAG GTGGTCCATGATGTAGATCGGCAGAGAATTCCGGTGCGATTTGTCATTACTAGTGCAGGACTTGTAGGATCTGATGGCCCAATGCAGTGTGGGGCATTTGATGTAACATTCATGTCATGCTTACCAAATATGATAGTCATGGCACCATCCAATGAGGATGAGCTTGTGCACATGGTGGCTACTGCAGCCCAAATTGATGATCAACCGGTGTGCTTCCGGTATCCTAGGGGGGCCATTGTACAGGCAGACTACTCTACATGCAGTGGGATTCCCATAGAG ATTGGAAAAGGGAAAGTTCTTGCAGAGGGTAAAGATGTTGCTTTGCTCGGGTATGGAGCAATGGTTCAGAATTGTCTTAAGGCTCGGTCCCTTCTTTCAAAGCTTGGTGTTGAGGTGACAGTGGCCGATGCAAGGTTCTGCAAGCCTCTAGACATTAAGCTTGTCAGACAGCTTTGCGAAAATCATGCATTTCTGATCACGGTTGAGGAAGGCTCTATTGGAGGATTTGGATCCCATGTTGCACAGTTCATTGCACTTGATGGAAAACTGGATGGAAGAACTAAG TGGCGTCCAATTGTGCTACCAGACAACTACATCGAGCATGCATCAGCAGATGAACAGCTCTCTCTGGCCGGGTTGACTGGACATCACATAGCTGCAACAGCACTAGGTTTGCTTGGCCGCAATCGTGAAGCCCTCCTCTTGATGTGCTAG